The sequence below is a genomic window from Uranotaenia lowii strain MFRU-FL chromosome 2, ASM2978415v1, whole genome shotgun sequence.
ATTGGCCTGAGGGACTGTGCCTCATATCGCCAGTTCGATcttataccgtattcgttttcaccacccgaaagttttgcaccatccacgctgaaaacgagcatgaatcgagttttgcactctcctttgtaggtgtgcgtgaaatcggcagtgtcaacaaaaaacatcaagctgtcaaaaatccattacagctggtattttgttttcgttttacttcgaaaattgaaattaaatttactttagttgatcattgtcttttaaacaatatgaaaattttagcatgaatttatgtattatgttgaattgtgaagatttcagatttattttgcttggtagattcgcctctggctctgatgataactgcaataccggctaATTCTGGGTGGTCtgtgtttgctgctgctagactgcagttaccttgaaggttccggtattttgaacgtttatttctCGCAAATCcttcgttcgagtacctatttccatttaagattacaaaaaaaaaattcttggaactcggatcgcggaagtcggggaagaaaattttgctaacagaccgaaacgaacgaaattcaagctcccaatgcgggtgtagtatcgaactaccgtttttgaagggcaacgggtgggaatccgggacttggcgcaaccgagcatcgtcaccctaaggcacagctcgaagcttgctggtagcagagtagcttcgatgcagctgaacgcttcttgctgtgaagaccaacttataggaccctcccgaacaagaatacttttcggtttgggcgattccaccagatctttgggttggcctttttgcactctgatttgctgctctttttcggcatcgcctggaaccgattgcagcaagccttctggacACATTTtttcttgggagcgttgtttgctttggaacgtgccatccaggtgaacttctccgcctctgttggaaacgacactggtattgaatccggaacaagtttccgttcttcgggataaaaagagaaaaaaacagctcgaacgcaatttttgcggtatagaaataaaccaaccagctgatatttgtttacatcgggaagcacgtgttttcaaaattcatgatagtattggtgagagcgcaagcaacaccaaatattttcagagtgttccaccgtccactttatggtgcactaccagtgcacTACTtatcgtgaaaacgagcatgaaaacgataaaaagtgcactaccggtagtgcaccggtgcaccaccacttgaaaacgaattctctattattttttgtcatttgacgcCTTTCGGTTGCGTTTTTGTGACGATTGATTGTCACATACGcaaatttgccatttttatgaattttaaaatttgctttagTTTTTCCACGCAACAAAgttctttatcatttttggcGATTTCGGTTAATTTATTGTAGTTTTCCCAGTGGAAATGGTTTCGGACGTGGTTGTACTTCATACATTTGAGCAGGCAGTGTTCGGTAGTGTTCTTTTCTTGGCACATTTCGCAATCTTCATTAACTACTAATTTCATTTTAGCCAGCCAGTATTCTGAGTAGTCATGGCCAGCCAAAACACGGTTCAGCGTGCGGATTTCTTCTCCATCCAAATCAGCGGTCCAAAACCAAGGTTTGATGGGAAAGTTTGAgaacatttcgaaaaatttcagtCCTTTGCCGTCTCGCAGGGCAATGTCCCGATACCATTGGTTTGTAGCAGATGATAGTTCCTGTTTATAATTCCTGATTGCGTCAACCCAAAGTAATTTGTTGACTACGATAGCATTTGTTTGAACTCCTGTTTTAGCTAGGCGATCGGCATGCTCATTTCCGTTGAGGCCAACATGCCCTGGAATCCACTGGAGTACCGTATTTGTTTTATACAAATTTGTACAAATTTCACCGGTCAAATGATCCCAGCTTTTATCAAACTGGCACGATAATAGTAATTGACAAGCAGCTTGAGAGTCGGTGAGTATAACATTTCTATAAAATTGATCTGTTTCTAAGCTTGGGATTTCTCTCAAAGCTATCTGGATAGCAATTAATTCTGCTGTCATAATACTTGTCGGGTGTTCAAGGCGTAAACTAATCTCTGTTTCTGAATTTGATTCATATACTCCGATACCACAGCCTTCCGTTGACTTAGAGGCATCGGTATAGATTTGTCTCCAAAATAAGTATTCCGTATTAATATGTTCCTTGGCGATTTGTAGCATTGTAGATGTGgacattttctttttgtttattggTATTTTCTCTATTTGTGGGCGTACATCTATTTTTGGTATTTCTTCCATTTCGTAGTTTTCGTATACGTTTTGAACCGTTTCCGAATTTTCCAAATACACCTTTTCCATAAATGTGAAACACTTGGATTTCTGGAAATTTGGCATAGGTTGAAGTCTTCTTAGTTGTTCAGCAATTTCGTCATTCTTTTTGAAGTGTtgcgttatttttttcatggcgTAATAATGGCGTTTCAAAGAAAGTGGTTCTTCATTTGACAGCGCTGCTAGGGTGTTAATAGGAGTGGTTCTTGTGCATCCTGTGGCTATCCGCTGGCATTGCCGGCTTGATACAGCCAACATTTCCTTGTAGGTTTTCGGTGTATCACCGTAGATGGCACTGCCATATGCTAGGTAGCTCCCGTATAATGCTTTATGGAAAAGTATCATAACTTTGGGGTTGGCCCCCTTTTTTATGCTCCCTATTATCTTCAACATGTTTTGCCGgtctttaattttctttttcagttCTCTAACATGGCAACCAAATCTGAGATTTTGGTCTACGTAGACTCCCAAATATTTATAGTGGCGGACGCTTTCTATTGGAGATCCCCTAACAGTAAGCGCCAAGTCAGTATGTTTTGCTGTGAAGACAATCGCCTTAGTCTTACTTGCGTTAAGTTGGAGGTTTAGTTCAGAGCTGTGCTCAGTAAATCTGTCTATAGCAAGTTGTGCTTTACTTCTTGCTTCTGTCAAAGATTTGCCTCTGACAATCTTAACGAAGTCATCGGCAAATTGTACGGTGACAGTATCTTCTTCGGTATCGGTATCATGTAGCTTAGCTGTATACAGGTTGAACAGTGTCGGCGACATGACGTCACCTTGTGGTAATCCCACAGACACTGTTGACGTGACTGAACCCAGATCTGTTGTAACAATTAGTTGTCGATTgcatagaaaattttttatccaatttttcacATCTGTGGGAAAACCCATATCAGTGAGTATTGTTTCCAATTTATCAACCTCAATAGCATTGAATGCATTACTAAAGTCGAAAAATATTGCTATGTTTATCATTCCTTTTCTTTTTCCGTCCATGATGTGGTTAGTAACGAATGCTAAGCAATCTTCTGTAGATTTGCCAGATCTAAAGCCGAATGAAAGATTAGGAAGTAGTTTGTTTTCTTCGGCATATTTTTGTATCAAGTACAATACAGCTGTATTTGCTGTCTTAGTCACAGTCGACAGGCACGATATTGGTCTATAAGACTCTGGCAACCTGGGGTCTTTTCCTGGTTTGAGTATAGGAACTACTTTAATCTTCTTCAAATGATCTGGCAAGGTACCATTGTTGAAATGTACGTTTAGTTCTTCGATGACTTTTTCTTTAACTTTCCAATCCAAATTACGTAGCAACTCGTAAGTAATTTTGTCTGTTCCTGGAGCTGAACGAGCTTTTTTCTTgtgtataattttattgaatagcTCCAATGTAAGTAGTTGTCTTTTCTCTAGTATGTATATGGCAGGTTCAGCTGGTACAGGGCTTATTTGTGTAGGGCCGAAATTATGATTAAGGAATTCCAAAGTCTTTTCTTTAGAAATCAAGATTTCGCTATTTTTAGAGATAGCGTTATGatggtatttcaaattttttatgagctTCCAATTTGCTCTCGAATTTCTAGGATCGATATTTTTGGTTATCTCACACAACTTTTCTCTTACAAGTAGCTTTTTTGTTCGGAGGAATATTGCATTAGCCTTCAACATCGCCAAGAGGTTTGTTTCGTTTGCACAAGCattatatgtttttctacaCAACTGCTTCTTCTTATAAAGCTCATCCAGTTCAGAGTTCCAATAATATTTAGGAACCAGAGAACTCGTGTGGCTATTTTGTTTAACCGATGTTGTGACTAATGACTCTAATGCTTCCAGATTCTGGAAGTCATCTGGCGTGATAGTTGCAATGgctttatttaagtttttatagtttattatttttctatggTTTTTAGAAGCAATTTGAGGAATTTCTATTTCCAAAATCATATGTGCAGATCCTCCTAAGCTATGATCTAAAACATTCCATACTATTCCATTGAATATGTCTGGGGTACAAAATGTCAGGTCTATTGCACTTGGTGAGAAGCTTAAAGAAGCTGGTCTGTAGGTCATAGTACCGtcgtttaaaattaataaatttgtactATTGATGAGATCATAGACGATTTTGCCCTTGTTATTGGTGTTATTACAGCCCCAGCATGTGTTATGTGCGTTAAAGTCACCTCCGATTACAAGTCCTTTAATATTTCTAGACTCGTTGATTAACCTATTCAATTTATCCTCTAACTccgtgtttgaaatttttggatttatgtAGGTAGATATAAGACTCAGTCCTTTACTGGGGATTTCAATACCTATAGTTTCGAAAAGTTCATCAGAAGTTAGTTCTAGCTTTTTATAATTGTAAGCTTCTCTAAGGTAAATG
It includes:
- the LOC129742196 gene encoding uncharacterized protein LOC129742196, with amino-acid sequence MLKIIGSIKKGANPKVMILFHKALYGSYLAYGSAIYGDTPKTYKEMLAVSSRQCQRIATGCTRTTPINTLAALSNEEPLSLKRHYYAMKKITQHFKKNDEIAEQLRRLQPMPNFQKSKCFTFMEKVYLENSETVQNVYENYEMEEIPKIDVRPQIEKIPINKKKMSTSTMLQIAKEHINTEYLFWRQIYTDASKSTEGCGIGVYESNSETEISLRLEHPTSIMTAELIAIQIALREIPSLETDQFYRNVILTDSQAACQLLLSCQFDKSWDHLTGEICTNLYKTNTVLQWIPGHVGLNGNEHADRLAKTGVQTNAIVVNKLLWVDAIRNYKQELSSATNQWYRDIALRDGKGLKFFEMFSNFPIKPWFWTADLDGEEIRTLNRVLAGHDYSEYWLAKMKLVVNEDCEMCQEKNTTEHCLLKCMKYNHVRNHFHWENYNKLTEIAKNDKELCCVEKLKQILKFIKMANLRM